TAAAAGAAGATATTACATTAAATGTAGGAAGCGCCCTGGCACCCTACATGACTCTGAATCCTGTCCACCCTAGCCAAAAGCTTGTGAGCAAGGAGGATAACGGGGATTGCGTCTTTAAAATCAGCATAGTGCCTAACGATGAATTCTACAGGCTGGTATTTGAAAGTCAGCCAAACATAACTGTTGCGGCTCCTAAATCAGTTGGTATTGAGGTTAATAAGAGGAGCAGTGACATTATGAAATTGCTGCCGACCTATGAAGAGCCGGAAAAGCCGAAGCATGAGCCTAAAAAGAAGAAGGCTCCAAAGACTGAACCTGACTTGTTTGGTGGATTGTTCTAAAATAATAATTGATAATGAAAAAATTTCTGTTTCTAATATCCGCATTTGTAATCTTCTCCGCATCAGCACTTTTTGCACAGAAGAAGAACCCTTATAACCTTGACATTGTAAACTCCATGCTGTATTACAAGCAGCTTGTTAAGGAGAATCCGGATAATGAACTTGTTGATTTGCAAAAGTTAGTACCTAATATAAAATTGGATGTAAGGTATGCGACATCCCATAATTTTACAGGCAAGCCCATCTACACTCATGCCCGCGCATTTCTTAGGAAGCCCGCTGCGGAAAAATTGCTGGCGGTTCAGAAAGAGCTGAATGCAAAGGGGTTAGGACTTGTTATATGGGATGCCTACAGACCTTACGCAGGCACTTTAAGATTTTTTGAAGTTTGTCCGGACTCAACGTTCTGCGCAAGTCCGACAACAGGCTCAATCCACAACAGAGGCTGCGCCGTTGATCTCACCGTATGTGATTTAAATACAGGCAAATATTTGGACATGGGCACTGACTTTGATTCTTTCTCAGACTCAGCCTACCGTGCATTTAAAGGCCTGACTCCTGCACAACTATCTAATAGAAAGATGTTTGAAAGCGTCATGGTTAAACATGGTTTTAAACCTCTTTCTTCTGAATGGTGGCATTATGATTTGCTGGAAAACAAAAAATATCCCATCACTGATTTATCTTTTGAGGAATTAGAGGAACTAGAGTAAAACTGCATTACAATTAATTTATTTTTAGTATTTTAGTACGCTTATTTAAGTACATTGAATTATTAACTAAAGATTTGTAATTTGTATGACAGGCATACTAGACTATAAAACAGGTAATTTGGGGTCCGTTGAGAATGCTCTTAAGAGAATTAAAGAGGAGTATGTCATTTCTTCAGAGAAGAACACGCTTGCAAAGTGCGACCATATAATTCTTCCGGGTGTCGGCGATGCAAAGTGGGCTATGGAAAATCTGAGCAAATCTAACCTTATAGATACAATTAAAAGTTTCAGGCAGCCCGTTTTGGGTATCTGCCTTGGAATGCAGTTGTTGTGCAAGCACTCAGAAGAGAGTGACACTGAGTGCCTTGGAATATTCAACAATATGGTTTGCAAATTCCCGTCCAATATGCCTGAGGAATTTAAAGTTCCGCATGTAGGCTGGGATAATATGACAGATTTGAAGTCCCCTTTGTATGATGGAATAAAAGAGGATACTTTTTTCTATTACGTTCACTCCTACTATGCAAATGTGAATGAGAACACAATTGCCGTTTGTAATTACGGAATTAAATTTGGTGCGTCTTTGAAAAAGGACAACTTCATGGGATGCCAGTTCCATCCGGAAAAGAGCGGTTTGGCCGGGGAGAAGATTTTGCGCAACTTTTTGAAAATGAAATAATAAGAACTGTCGGGAGGAAAATAATATATATCGCGACAGAGCATAAATAGAGACTAATTATGATAGAAATAATTCCCGCAATAGATGTGATGAACGGCAAATGCGTTAGACTGAGCCAGGGAGATTTTTCAAGGATAAAGACATATTCAGAAGACCCCGTTGAGGTTGCAAAAGGCTATGAGGATTGCGGAGTTAAGCGCATCCATCTTATTGATTTACAGGGAGCAAAAAGCAATTCTCCGGTAATATTTGACACTCTTCTGGCAATAGCCAGCAAAACTAATTTGCTTATAGAATTTGGAGGAGGAATCAAAACAAGAAATTCATTAAGAGATGCTCTTGACAGCGGCGCAGACAGAGTAATTTGCGGCAGCATTGCTGCAACGGAACCCAACGTATTCACCTATTGGCTAGATTGTTTTGGAGGTGAGAAGGTTGTTCTTGGCGCAGATATTAAAGAGAATAAAATAGCCATCAAAGGTTGGAGGGAGTCAACGGATAAGACTGCAGATGAGCTCATTAGGCTATACTTGCAGGAAGGGCTAAAGTACGCCGTGGTTACAGATATTTCTAAGGACGGAATGCTTGCAGGACCTTCTTTGGAAATGTACAGGGAGCTTGGAGGAAAATATCCAAGGCTTAAAATTATTGCCAGCGGCGGAATCAGCAGCATGCAAGACATTGAAGATCTTAATGATATAAATGTTCCTGCTGCAATAGTGGGAAAGGCAATTTATGAAGGACATATTACCATTGAACAGATAAGGGAATATAACAAATCAAATGCTCCAGCAGATGAATCTGCAGAAAACACTGATAATAAATAATTTATGTTAGCAAAGAGAATTATTCCATGCTTGGATGTTCACGATGGAAAAACTGTAAAAGGTGTGAATTTTGTCCGCATGGTAAATGTTGGAGATCCCGTTGAGCTGGCCAGGGCATACTCGTATGATGGTGCAGATGAGCTTGTGTTTCTGGATATTAGCGCAACGTTGGAGGGCAGAAGAACATTTCTTGGGCTGGTAAAAAAGATAGCGAGAAATATAGATATTCCGTTTACCGTTGGCGGAGGAATTTCATCAATGGATGATGCGGCAAGGTTGCTGGATGCCGGAGCAGACAAAGTTTCTATCTGCACGGCTATAGTAAATAATCCGCAGTTAATTAGCGATTTAGCAAAGCGATACGGCTCTCAATTTGTAGTAGCCGCAATAGATGCAAAGCAAGTAAACGGCATCTGGAGAGTGACAACAAATGCAGGGACAAAATATTCAAACAAGGAGATGTTTAGCTGGGCTAAGGAGGCGGAAGATAGAGGAGCCGGAGAAATTCTGTTTACATCCATGGATAATGACGGAACAGAGTTTGGCTATGCTTGTGAGCCTTGCCGCAAATTAGCTGATTTAGTGCATGTTCCTGTGATTGCCAGCGGCGGCGCAGGAAGCATTCAAGACATAGAAGACGTTCTGACAAAGGGCGGTGCTGATGCTGCAATGGCAGCCGGAGTGTTCCATTATGGCAAAATCAGGATTCCGAAACTTAAGAAACATCTAAGAGAAGATGGCATTACAGTCAGATATATCTACGGCATAGATAATTACGGAGAAGAATAAATTCACCAATATATGAAAGCATCTGACAAACCGATAGTTGCGCTGATATATGATTTTGACGGCACACTTGCTCCCGGCAATATGCAGGAGTACTCTTTTATTAAATCTATCGGGAAAACAGCAGATGAATTTTGGTCTGAGTCCCACAGAATGGCTGATACTCAGGATGCCGACGGCATTTTGATTTACATGCTGTTGATGTTGGATGAGGCGCGCAAGAAAAACATTTCACTCACCAGGGAGAGTTTTATGAAGTTTGGAAAGGATGTCAGATTTTTCCCCGGAGTTGAGAGCTGGTTTAAAAGAATTAAGGAGATTGGCAAACAGGAGGGCGTTATAATTGAACATTATATCAACTCTTCCGGATTACTGGAAATCCTTGAGGGAATGAAGATTGCAAAGGAGTTTAAGGCAATATTCGCCAGTTCCTATTACTATAGCAAAAAGGGAAATGCCATCTGGCCTGCTGCCGCAGTCAACTACACCAACAAGACTCAATTTCTATTTAAGATTAACAAGGGTATCCTTAATATTCACGACAGCGAAAAAATAAATGAGTCCATGCCTGAGGATGAGAAGCGAGTAGCGTTTTCAAATATGATTTATTTTGGAGACGGAGAGACTGACGTACCTTGCATGAAGTTAACAAAACAGCTTGGAGGTTCCTCTATAGCAGTCTACAATCCAGGTATTTACAATAAAAAAATCATCGCACAGGAGCTGCTGGACCAGCAGCGCGTAAACTACATCTGCCCGGCCGATTATCGCGCCGGAAAAAAGATGGAAATGCTGGTAAAGACTATTATCCGCAAGATTAAAGCTGATGATGATTTGTCAAAAATTTCTCTTTAATTACACTAGCTATTATTTCTGCGCAACCCTCTGAAGTGAAGGTAGTTGAATCTAGGCACATATCATAAGATTCAGCTTTGCCCCAAGTCTTCATTGTGTAATTATTATAGTAATTAGCTCTTTTCTTGTCCCCTTTATCCAGAAGTTCAGAGATTTTTTCATCTGAAAGTTTCTCTATTCCGTCTAATTTTTTATTGAGCTTTACTCTGGATATTCTATCTGATTTTGAAGCAGTTATAAAGACAGATATACCGTTGGGATTATCCCTTAAGATATAATCAGAACAGCGTCCCATAAAAATTGCAGACCCCTTCTCTGCAATTTCTGCAATCACTCCGCTCTCAATCTTGTACAATGCAGAACTATCCAGCACGGTGGATGTAAAGAAATTTGAAAATCCTTCTGCCAAAGAACTAAACCCAAACATACTTCCCCTACTCTCAATCACCTTATTTTCATCAACTTTCTCAAACAATTCCGGATTAAGCCCGCTCTCTTTAGAAGCCTCCATAAGGAGCTCTTTATCATAAACGGGAACATTAAATTTCTTTCCCAAAATTTTAGCAATTTCAAGTCCGCCGGCTCCTATTTGTCGTCCGATGCTTACGTAAAAAAAATTATTGTCTGACATATCCATCAATATATGAGTTAACTAATGAAATAATCTTTTTATTGCTGATTATCTTGAGGTTGTACCGCCTCTTGCAGTTGCTGCTCAGCTTGCCCCTCCTGCTCTTTCTGCATTCTTATGAAAGTTCTGTGCTGAGCTGCAAGCATCAGCCCGGATACCACGCTGGCTATCACGTCAGAAACCGGAAGGCTCCACCAAACTCCGTGTATTCCCCAAATAGTTGGCATCAAAAAAAGCAGCGGGAGCAAGAATAAAACCTGTCGGGATAAAGAGAGAAAAACAGCCTTCTTTGCCAATCCTATGCTTTGGAAGAAATATGCTGTAACCATCTGGAATCCAATAATTGGGAAACTTATAAAAGTTATCCTGAGGCCAATTATAGACTGCTTTATGAGTTCAGGGTCAGTGGTAAAAATAAATGCAAGCTGTTTTGGAAACAACTCCCCAATTATGAAACCAAATGAGGTAACTGCTGTGGCAAGCATGATTGTTGTTCTAAGTACTTTACTGACTCTCTGCGGTTTATTTGCCCCAAAATTATAACCTGCAATTGGCTGCATCCCCTGATTCAATCCCATGACAACCATCATGAACAAGAAACTCATTCTGTTTACAATGCCGAAGGCGCCTATCGCCATATCTCCGCCATATCTCTTAAGCTGCTGATTCAGAAACAGAACGATAAAACATGATGCGGCATTCATCAGGAACGGAGACATGCCTATTGAGAAAGTCTTCTTTATGATTTGTGCCTCAAGCCTGTAGATTCCTCTTTTCAAATGGATTATGCGGTTCTTGTCCGAAGCAAGATAAAAGACATAAAGCATTGCCAAAAATTGAGAAAGCACGGTAGCAATGGCAGCACCTCTTACTCCCCAATGAAAGATGAAAATGAATATAGGGTCTAATATTGAATTAATTACAACGGTAAAAATTGTGGCGCCCATTGCTTTTTTAGGAAGTCCCATTACCCTCACTATGTTATTCATTCCAAAATAAAGATGGGTAACGATATTGCCCAGCAATATAATGAACATATAATCATACGCATACGGCATTGTATTTGGACTGGCTCCAAAAAAGAAAAGGATTGGTTTTAAAAATGCAATGCAAAAGACGGAAAACAATAAACCAACTATAATATTGAGTACCACTGAGTTCCCAAGCACTTTCTGGGCAACCTCATAATTTTTCTGGCCAAGCAAAACAGAAATAATTGTAGAAGCTCCAACACCAACAAGAGTTCCGCACGCAGCGCTCAGGTTCATAAGCGGAAACGTAATAGCCAGACCTGCAATAGCATACGGTCCCACACCCTGCCCGATAAAAATGCTGTCGCACATATTATATAAGGAAGATGCCGTCATTGCAATGATGGCCGGAATGGCGTATTGCTTAAGCAATTTGGAAATTTTCTCTGTTCCCAGTTCTGTTGGAATTACTGTTGGCATAAAACTATATGGATGGCTTAAAAAATTTTACTACTTTTGTGTCCCCGACAGAGACGCGGTGCAAAAGTAACAAAATATGGCGGGAAGTTAACACCATGGAGATTGTCAGCAAGAGAGCGCCAAAGGATAAGGATGTTAAAACGTTTAAACTTAACTATATGGAAATAATTGAAGGACAAGAGCCTAAGACTGCAGAGCAGCCTAAGACTCAACCGGTTGCACCGATGATTCAGCCTAAGGAAAAACTTACCGTTGGACAGTGGGTATTAACATTGTTCTTGATGTGGCTTCCACTGGTAAATATTGTTATGCCTTTTGTTTGGGCATTTGGCGGGAACAAAGACGAGAGAGAGAATTGGGCAAAAGCAATTTTAATTTGGTGGCTTATAGGAATTATTGTTGCCGTATGTGTCATTAGCTGCGTTGGATTAGCAGTTGTTGGCTCAATGTTCTCTAATGTATAAAAATACTGCCAATCAATTGATTGGCGGATTTTGCCAGCTTAGCTCAGATGGCTAGAGCGACGCATTCGTAACGCGTAGGTCCGGAGTTCGACTCTCCGAGCTGGCTCGGAAAAACACCCCCCGTAAAACATCGGGGGGTGTTTTGGCTTACACACAAGCCCACGCTTTATTTTGCGGCACAAAGCGCCGCAAAATCCTGGGGTTTAGCGCATTTCGTGCGCAAGGAGACACGCGCTAGCGCGGCGAGTGGCTTGCAGCCACTTGCTAATAGATTATTAATCAAATGATTATAGTAATACCTTAATGATGCTGACACCATACTGGGTGAGCGGCATGGAAACAGCGGCATCTTTGCGCAGGGATAGCTTAAGGGATTTGCCGGAGAGCAAATCTGTTGCTTCCACCGCATCAGCCTCTGCAAGATGCCAGAAATCAAATAGATGCGCAGGCAATACAACATCCAAAGTTTTTGCGCTTTGAGTGAAATCTACCGCAATAAAAATCAACGCAGAAACATCAGCTGTATTTAACACAGAAGAGCTGACAGGTGAGTCGCTGCTTGAAACAAATCTGCGGGCGAATACAAAGTGCCTGTCGGGATTAAAAGTGCCATTTCCGGTATTTGCATACTCAAGATCAAATGTATCTCCCTCAGATATTGCCTTCTCTGAAACTGCTATGTGCAAGAGCTTTACATATTCCGCAAACAATTTCTGCTCATCAGGATGCAGCCTGCAATTTAAAAATCTTGCAACGCTTGGTGCCGAGCAATAATCATATATGGAAGTTCTTCCATCTCTGCCGCTAAAGCCCTCGCTCTCCATCCCCTTCTCTCCAAACTCTTCTCCAAAATAGAGCATAAACGGAGACTTGTTAAGCATCAGACTTACAACAAGTTCAGGCAATGCTCTAAAGCCTTTTTTCTCATCGGGCAAAATGCTGGCTTTCTCATCTCCGCCAATATTAAAGTCAGATGCGACTCTTTGTTCGTCATGATTCTCAAGAAAGTTAAGCATCCTGTTTTTAATGCTTATTTTCTCTCCGGCTGCATATTTCCCCGCAACACTAATATTCTCAATACTTTGCCAGCATGATGTTATTTCGCAAGCCTTTGCCTCTCCGCGGGAAATTCCTTTAAGTTTATCATAAAGTCCAACCTTATCATAGAGCAAGTCAAATCCGCACTCTGCCAAAGAACTGTATTGCTGTGGATTATATGATTCCGCTATAAATATAACTTTAGGATAGTTCATTTTTATTTTCCCGATAGCCCACTCCCAAAATTGAAGGGGGACCATCTCCGCCATATCGCAGCGAAATCCGTCAACTCCATGGGAACACCAGAAATTCAGCACATTGTACATCATCAGCCAAGTTTTTGGAATAGGATTGAAGTAACAATTATGCCCGTTGAATTGTGCGGTGATTTCTCCGCCGCATCCGGAATTAAGATAGTCAACGCCGTAATTTAACTTAACTGTTTCATACCAGTCATTGTGAGAAGGAGTTGCAGTAAAGCAATCATTTCCGGTTGC
The window above is part of the Bacteroidales bacterium genome. Proteins encoded here:
- the hisH gene encoding imidazole glycerol phosphate synthase subunit HisH gives rise to the protein MTGILDYKTGNLGSVENALKRIKEEYVISSEKNTLAKCDHIILPGVGDAKWAMENLSKSNLIDTIKSFRQPVLGICLGMQLLCKHSEESDTECLGIFNNMVCKFPSNMPEEFKVPHVGWDNMTDLKSPLYDGIKEDTFFYYVHSYYANVNENTIAVCNYGIKFGASLKKDNFMGCQFHPEKSGLAGEKILRNFLKMK
- the hisA gene encoding 1-(5-phosphoribosyl)-5-[(5-phosphoribosylamino)methylideneamino]imidazole-4-carboxamide isomerase codes for the protein MIEIIPAIDVMNGKCVRLSQGDFSRIKTYSEDPVEVAKGYEDCGVKRIHLIDLQGAKSNSPVIFDTLLAIASKTNLLIEFGGGIKTRNSLRDALDSGADRVICGSIAATEPNVFTYWLDCFGGEKVVLGADIKENKIAIKGWRESTDKTADELIRLYLQEGLKYAVVTDISKDGMLAGPSLEMYRELGGKYPRLKIIASGGISSMQDIEDLNDINVPAAIVGKAIYEGHITIEQIREYNKSNAPADESAENTDNK
- the hisF gene encoding imidazole glycerol phosphate synthase subunit HisF, coding for MLAKRIIPCLDVHDGKTVKGVNFVRMVNVGDPVELARAYSYDGADELVFLDISATLEGRRTFLGLVKKIARNIDIPFTVGGGISSMDDAARLLDAGADKVSICTAIVNNPQLISDLAKRYGSQFVVAAIDAKQVNGIWRVTTNAGTKYSNKEMFSWAKEAEDRGAGEILFTSMDNDGTEFGYACEPCRKLADLVHVPVIASGGAGSIQDIEDVLTKGGADAAMAAGVFHYGKIRIPKLKKHLREDGITVRYIYGIDNYGEE
- a CDS encoding haloacid dehalogenase-like hydrolase; the protein is MKASDKPIVALIYDFDGTLAPGNMQEYSFIKSIGKTADEFWSESHRMADTQDADGILIYMLLMLDEARKKNISLTRESFMKFGKDVRFFPGVESWFKRIKEIGKQEGVIIEHYINSSGLLEILEGMKIAKEFKAIFASSYYYSKKGNAIWPAAAVNYTNKTQFLFKINKGILNIHDSEKINESMPEDEKRVAFSNMIYFGDGETDVPCMKLTKQLGGSSIAVYNPGIYNKKIIAQELLDQQRVNYICPADYRAGKKMEMLVKTIIRKIKADDDLSKISL
- a CDS encoding cytidylate kinase-like family protein, whose translation is MSDNNFFYVSIGRQIGAGGLEIAKILGKKFNVPVYDKELLMEASKESGLNPELFEKVDENKVIESRGSMFGFSSLAEGFSNFFTSTVLDSSALYKIESGVIAEIAEKGSAIFMGRCSDYILRDNPNGISVFITASKSDRISRVKLNKKLDGIEKLSDEKISELLDKGDKKRANYYNNYTMKTWGKAESYDMCLDSTTFTSEGCAEIIASVIKEKFLTNHHQL
- a CDS encoding MATE family efflux transporter gives rise to the protein MPTVIPTELGTEKISKLLKQYAIPAIIAMTASSLYNMCDSIFIGQGVGPYAIAGLAITFPLMNLSAACGTLVGVGASTIISVLLGQKNYEVAQKVLGNSVVLNIIVGLLFSVFCIAFLKPILFFFGASPNTMPYAYDYMFIILLGNIVTHLYFGMNNIVRVMGLPKKAMGATIFTVVINSILDPIFIFIFHWGVRGAAIATVLSQFLAMLYVFYLASDKNRIIHLKRGIYRLEAQIIKKTFSIGMSPFLMNAASCFIVLFLNQQLKRYGGDMAIGAFGIVNRMSFLFMMVVMGLNQGMQPIAGYNFGANKPQRVSKVLRTTIMLATAVTSFGFIIGELFPKQLAFIFTTDPELIKQSIIGLRITFISFPIIGFQMVTAYFFQSIGLAKKAVFLSLSRQVLFLLPLLFLMPTIWGIHGVWWSLPVSDVIASVVSGLMLAAQHRTFIRMQKEQEGQAEQQLQEAVQPQDNQQ
- a CDS encoding alpha-amylase family glycosyl hydrolase, whose protein sequence is MKLVIYQMLLRVFGNSKEDCVPNGPFIFNGSGKFSSVDEKILWHLKSLSVSHVYFTGVIRSATKTDFTQYDIPHNNDAVVKGRAGSPFAIADYYDVNPCLADKVPNRFVEFERMLKRVHSVGIKAIIDFVPNHVSREYMTLCNDENVGADVNIKEAASASADDGILARFGEGDNKEVAFDPQNNFYYMPGQELRMGDYVENPARATGNDCFTATPSHNDWYETVKLNYGVDYLNSGCGGEITAQFNGHNCYFNPIPKTWLMMYNVLNFWCSHGVDGFRCDMAEMVPLQFWEWAIGKIKMNYPKVIFIAESYNPQQYSSLAECGFDLLYDKVGLYDKLKGISRGEAKACEITSCWQSIENISVAGKYAAGEKISIKNRMLNFLENHDEQRVASDFNIGGDEKASILPDEKKGFRALPELVVSLMLNKSPFMLYFGEEFGEKGMESEGFSGRDGRTSIYDYCSAPSVARFLNCRLHPDEQKLFAEYVKLLHIAVSEKAISEGDTFDLEYANTGNGTFNPDRHFVFARRFVSSSDSPVSSSVLNTADVSALIFIAVDFTQSAKTLDVVLPAHLFDFWHLAEADAVEATDLLSGKSLKLSLRKDAAVSMPLTQYGVSIIKVLL